One segment of Herbaspirillum hiltneri N3 DNA contains the following:
- a CDS encoding amidase, translating to MSWSRPLWNCSASDLHARVLAGACSVEQIVAATLEHISRREPDVRAWSWLDADGALAAARRQDRDGAHGPLSGVVVGLKDIIDTADMPTAYGAALYRDHRPLRDAALVTRLRRAGAIILGKTVTTEFAYAAPGPTRNPHDAAHTPGGSSSGSAAAVAAGMAGLAISSQTGGSTIRPAAFCGVIGFKPTLGLVDSSGMKALAPSSDTVGWHARSVADIALAFAVLADGPAPARVGSPIRIAWFPGPHAAEASSAAAAALEQVRRTLQKHGMQFAAPDIEAADVARLGECNSLIMAVEAAHSLEPEYHRYCERLAAPTQRLIETGRAVPVERYRKALEFVEQCRAGFDAAMTNGGFDALLSFSAPGIAPAVADGTGNSLFNRPWSMLGAPCLGLPCGFSAGLPLGVQLVARRGADLALLELGGEVERLLQQDLHIPA from the coding sequence ATGAGCTGGTCCCGGCCATTGTGGAATTGCAGCGCGTCGGACCTGCACGCACGCGTGCTGGCAGGCGCCTGCAGCGTCGAGCAGATCGTCGCCGCCACGCTTGAACACATCTCCCGGCGCGAACCGGATGTCCGCGCGTGGAGCTGGCTCGACGCCGATGGCGCACTGGCCGCAGCACGCCGGCAGGATCGCGACGGCGCACACGGCCCCTTGTCCGGCGTGGTGGTCGGCCTCAAGGACATCATCGACACCGCCGACATGCCGACCGCTTACGGTGCGGCGCTCTACCGCGACCACCGCCCGCTTCGCGACGCCGCGCTGGTGACGCGCCTGCGCCGGGCCGGCGCCATCATCCTCGGCAAGACCGTCACCACCGAATTCGCCTATGCCGCGCCCGGTCCGACACGCAACCCGCATGACGCGGCGCATACGCCGGGAGGATCGTCGAGCGGCTCGGCGGCAGCTGTTGCGGCCGGCATGGCCGGCCTCGCCATCAGCTCACAGACTGGCGGCTCCACCATCCGGCCGGCGGCGTTTTGCGGTGTGATCGGATTCAAACCCACCCTTGGACTCGTCGACAGCAGCGGCATGAAAGCGCTGGCGCCTTCCAGCGACACGGTGGGATGGCATGCACGCAGCGTCGCCGACATCGCGCTGGCGTTTGCCGTGCTGGCCGATGGCCCGGCGCCTGCGCGCGTGGGCTCGCCAATCCGCATCGCCTGGTTTCCCGGACCGCATGCCGCCGAGGCATCGTCCGCTGCCGCCGCCGCGCTGGAGCAAGTGCGCCGTACGCTACAGAAACACGGCATGCAATTCGCCGCGCCGGACATCGAAGCAGCTGACGTGGCAAGACTGGGCGAATGCAATAGCCTGATCATGGCGGTCGAAGCCGCGCACTCGCTGGAGCCTGAATACCACCGGTACTGCGAACGGCTGGCCGCCCCCACGCAACGCCTGATCGAAACCGGCCGGGCAGTGCCCGTGGAACGCTACCGTAAAGCCTTGGAATTCGTTGAACAATGCCGCGCCGGTTTCGACGCCGCCATGACAAACGGCGGTTTCGACGCCTTGCTGAGTTTCAGCGCACCAGGCATCGCGCCGGCGGTCGCAGACGGCACTGGCAACTCGCTCTTCAATCGTCCCTGGAGCATGCTGGGCGCACCCTGCCTGGGCCTGCCTTGCGGTTTTTCCGCAGGCTTGCCGCTGGGTGTGCAACTGGTGGCTCGTCGCGGCGCCGACCTGGCGCTGCTGGAATTGGGCGGCGAGGTCGAACGCTTGCTGCAGCAAGATCTGCACATCCCTGCCTGA
- a CDS encoding allantoinase PuuE, translating to MSDAASDPHSHLARDFVGYGEQPPHARWPGNARLALNIVVNYEEGSEMSFDDGDGVTESGLIEGGSGGFEGRDLAAESMYEYGSRVGIWRVLRLLQARAMPATVFATALALERNPAVARAIRTAGYDVCSHGRRWVRAQQFTAEQEAEEIRAAYDSITRSIGTPPLGWYCRYAPTLNTRRLLAEHGGFLYDADAYNDELPYWVRVQERDHLVIPYSLANNDGKFSRGSMTTANDFFEFLRDSFDMLYEEGATAPKMMSVGLHLRLIGHPGRAVGLARFLDHVAAHRDVWVCRRADIAAHWKAVHPPRP from the coding sequence ATGTCTGACGCCGCTTCCGATCCGCATTCCCATCTTGCGCGCGACTTCGTCGGCTACGGCGAACAGCCCCCGCATGCACGCTGGCCCGGCAACGCCAGGCTGGCGCTGAACATCGTCGTCAATTACGAAGAAGGTTCGGAGATGTCCTTCGACGACGGCGACGGCGTCACCGAGTCCGGTCTCATCGAGGGCGGATCGGGCGGTTTCGAAGGCCGCGACCTGGCAGCCGAATCGATGTACGAATACGGCAGCCGTGTCGGCATCTGGCGAGTGCTGCGCCTGCTGCAGGCGCGCGCCATGCCGGCCACCGTGTTCGCCACGGCGCTGGCGCTGGAACGCAATCCGGCCGTGGCGCGCGCCATCCGCACCGCCGGTTATGACGTCTGCAGCCACGGTCGCCGCTGGGTACGCGCCCAGCAATTCACGGCCGAACAGGAAGCCGAAGAAATCCGCGCGGCCTACGACTCCATCACGCGCAGCATCGGCACGCCGCCGCTGGGCTGGTATTGCCGCTATGCGCCGACGCTCAATACGCGCCGGCTGCTGGCCGAGCACGGCGGTTTTTTGTACGACGCCGACGCCTATAACGACGAGTTGCCGTACTGGGTGCGCGTGCAGGAGCGGGATCACCTCGTGATCCCCTACAGCCTGGCCAACAATGACGGCAAATTCAGCCGCGGCTCGATGACTACCGCCAACGACTTCTTCGAGTTCTTGCGCGACAGCTTCGACATGCTTTATGAGGAAGGCGCGACCGCGCCCAAGATGATGTCGGTCGGCCTGCATCTGCGCCTGATCGGCCACCCGGGCCGGGCCGTCGGTCTGGCGCGCTTCCTGGACCACGTCGCTGCGCACCGGGACGTCTGGGTCTGCCGCCGCGCCGACATCGCTGCGCACTGGAAAGCCGTCCATCCGCCACGGCCATGA
- a CDS encoding ureidoglycolate lyase produces MHKQLAAEPISAERFAAFGELLENKTDLRRQDFSLQFAGDNRPQLWVNRLPQVADPVVLVDVMESHPHSAQTFVPMQSGRCLVVVAPGGADGRPDLGALRAFLTQGGQGVSYRPNVWHYTFTSVDGPNEVVVMMGHTGRGDDTVIAHLEQPVAVTVAVSGQGGHHV; encoded by the coding sequence ATGCACAAACAACTGGCCGCTGAACCGATCAGCGCGGAACGCTTCGCCGCCTTCGGCGAACTGCTGGAAAACAAGACCGACCTGCGCCGCCAGGACTTCAGCCTGCAATTCGCCGGCGACAACCGGCCGCAACTGTGGGTCAATCGCCTGCCGCAGGTGGCCGATCCGGTGGTGCTGGTGGACGTCATGGAGAGCCACCCGCATTCGGCGCAGACCTTCGTGCCGATGCAGTCAGGCCGCTGCCTCGTGGTCGTGGCGCCCGGCGGCGCCGACGGCCGGCCCGACCTCGGCGCCTTGCGCGCCTTCCTGACGCAGGGCGGCCAAGGCGTGAGCTACCGGCCCAACGTGTGGCACTATACTTTTACCTCGGTCGACGGCCCCAATGAGGTGGTCGTGATGATGGGGCACACCGGCCGCGGCGACGATACCGTGATTGCGCACCTGGAACAACCGGTGGCGGTCACCGTCGCCGTCTCCGGACAAGGAGGACATCATGTCTGA
- a CDS encoding MFS transporter, whose product MSSIVTIANPKGSAMNPATANEDSHHDAVLMKKLMWKIIPFLMLLYFIAFLDRVNISFASLQMNADLGLSSIAYGFGASMFFIGYFFFEVPSNLILAKVGARVWIARIMITWGIVSLCMAFVSGEKSFYVLRFLLGASEAGFFPGIMVYIGRWFPTSYRARVTGIFMVAIPLSGLIGSPISGVILDGMNGVAGLRGWQWMFIIEAIPALLLGLACLRMLADGPSEVSWLSAGEKQRLELIMTRERQALDAGGHYKLSAAFTNPAVLLLAGTLFCIVFGTTGIAFFLPQIIKSFGYTDSVVGYLSAVPYLFGALAMVFWGRHSDAKRERVWHLIGSFALAAVGFLVLSRMLDVHAAAMCGLIIAAMGVYASNVVLWSLPTSLLTGATAAAAVAFINSLANLSGVIAPSLLGWSRQTTGSFAATGYIFFGFMACGIVLMLLFRTTTLYRSSRISGAAANTDTDTAQTDDGKLHAQTTGR is encoded by the coding sequence ATGTCATCCATCGTCACCATCGCCAATCCAAAGGGGAGCGCCATGAATCCGGCAACCGCAAACGAAGACAGCCACCACGATGCTGTCCTGATGAAGAAACTGATGTGGAAGATCATTCCCTTCCTCATGCTGCTGTACTTCATCGCCTTTCTCGACCGCGTCAACATTTCCTTCGCCTCGCTGCAGATGAACGCCGATCTCGGCCTGTCGAGCATCGCTTACGGCTTCGGCGCCAGCATGTTCTTCATCGGCTATTTTTTCTTTGAAGTGCCGAGCAACCTGATTCTCGCCAAAGTCGGCGCACGCGTCTGGATCGCCCGCATCATGATCACCTGGGGCATCGTCTCGCTCTGCATGGCCTTCGTCAGCGGCGAGAAGAGCTTCTACGTGCTGCGCTTCCTGTTGGGCGCTTCGGAAGCCGGCTTCTTCCCGGGCATCATGGTGTACATCGGCCGTTGGTTCCCGACCAGCTACCGCGCCCGCGTCACCGGCATCTTCATGGTGGCGATCCCGCTGTCGGGCCTGATCGGCAGCCCGATCTCGGGCGTCATCCTCGACGGCATGAACGGCGTGGCCGGACTGCGCGGCTGGCAATGGATGTTCATCATCGAAGCCATCCCCGCCCTGCTGCTGGGCCTGGCCTGTCTGCGCATGCTTGCTGACGGCCCGTCCGAAGTGAGCTGGCTCAGCGCCGGCGAAAAACAGCGTCTGGAACTGATCATGACCCGTGAACGCCAGGCGCTGGACGCCGGAGGCCATTACAAGCTGTCGGCCGCGTTCACCAATCCGGCGGTGTTGCTGCTGGCCGGTACGCTGTTCTGCATCGTGTTCGGCACCACCGGCATCGCCTTCTTCCTGCCGCAGATTATCAAGAGCTTCGGCTATACCGATTCCGTGGTCGGCTACCTGAGCGCCGTGCCTTACCTGTTCGGCGCGCTGGCGATGGTGTTCTGGGGTCGCCACTCGGACGCCAAGCGTGAACGCGTGTGGCATCTGATCGGCTCGTTCGCGCTGGCCGCAGTCGGCTTCCTGGTGCTGTCGCGCATGCTGGACGTGCATGCGGCGGCGATGTGCGGCCTGATCATTGCGGCCATGGGCGTGTACGCCTCCAACGTGGTGTTGTGGAGCCTGCCGACCTCTCTGCTGACCGGAGCCACCGCCGCCGCCGCCGTGGCCTTCATCAATTCACTGGCCAACCTGTCCGGCGTGATCGCGCCAAGCCTCCTGGGCTGGAGCCGCCAGACCACCGGCAGTTTTGCCGCCACCGGCTATATCTTCTTCGGCTTCATGGCGTGCGGCATCGTGCTCATGCTGCTGTTCCGCACCACCACGCTGTACCGTTCGAGCCGCATCTCGGGCGCGGCGGCTAATACCGATACTGATACTGCACAGACTGACGATGGGAAATTGCATGCACAAACAACTGGCCGCTGA
- a CDS encoding LysR family transcriptional regulator: MSIFRAVMSSQSTVGAARSLGISQPAVSNAVRQLEEELGFELFNRVGNRLVAREEAKVLLTESDAMFLFSRKLDDVAEDLKENRVGRIRVTATPQLGHTVLPGAIQRFLAERPKVKVLCDVIDSHKVIESVDAQAADFGLAIALEPELSDSLKMVLMTDIEMVCVLPAGHALAGRTTISPEDLRAHPLIALESSARLSPMVRAAFSHAGVPHRAAVEVRYSETACLLVRAGVGVTVVDWFSASTLRNDPAVVIVPFRPQIMVNVWAIFPKARPPSRLAYTLLEEIKNGINALMER, translated from the coding sequence TTGAGCATCTTTCGCGCCGTCATGAGCAGCCAGAGCACCGTCGGCGCCGCGCGCAGCCTGGGTATTTCGCAGCCGGCGGTCAGCAATGCCGTCCGCCAGCTGGAAGAAGAGCTAGGCTTCGAACTGTTCAACCGCGTCGGCAACCGCCTGGTCGCGCGCGAAGAAGCCAAGGTGCTGCTGACCGAGTCCGACGCCATGTTCCTGTTTTCGCGCAAGCTCGACGACGTCGCTGAAGACCTCAAGGAAAACCGCGTTGGCCGCATCCGCGTGACGGCCACGCCGCAGCTCGGCCACACCGTGTTGCCCGGCGCGATCCAGCGTTTCCTGGCCGAGCGGCCCAAGGTCAAAGTCTTGTGCGACGTCATCGATTCACACAAGGTGATCGAGAGCGTCGACGCCCAGGCCGCCGATTTCGGACTGGCGATCGCGCTCGAACCTGAGCTCAGCGACAGTCTGAAGATGGTGTTGATGACCGACATCGAAATGGTCTGCGTGCTGCCTGCCGGCCACGCACTGGCGGGCAGGACGACGATCTCGCCGGAAGACCTGCGCGCGCATCCGCTGATTGCCCTGGAAAGCTCCGCGCGCCTCAGTCCGATGGTGCGCGCCGCGTTCAGCCATGCCGGCGTGCCGCACCGCGCGGCGGTTGAAGTACGCTATTCGGAAACCGCCTGCCTGCTGGTGCGCGCCGGCGTCGGCGTGACTGTGGTGGACTGGTTTTCCGCGAGCACGCTGCGCAATGATCCGGCGGTGGTCATCGTGCCGTTCCGGCCGCAGATCATGGTCAACGTCTGGGCGATTTTCCCGAAGGCGCGGCCGCCGTCGCGGCTGGCGTATACCCTGCTCGAAGAAATCAAGAACGGCATCAACGCTCTCATGGAGCGCTGA
- a CDS encoding ABC transporter substrate-binding protein, whose translation MDTQMKTVARRRQSGQARGWTTGLKRTGLAALLACAFGGAQAAPGVFSGDVVKIGILNDQSGLYADLAGLGSVEAAKMAIEEMGGTVAGKKIELVSGNHQNKADVGAVIARAWFDKDGVDMIADFSNSSVAFAVQGLAAERGKIAMIAAASSDFTGKSCTATSVQWVYNSYTNGYGLAKVLTEQGYNTWFLLTVDYAFGHAFAADMKAAIKAAGGTVAGEARHPLNASDMSSFLLQAQASKAKIIGLASAGADMTTAIKQAGEFGVTANQALAAPAVFLTDIHGMGLKAAQGLRFITAFYWDRNERTREWAKRFYQRRKAMPTMTQAGVYSSVLHYLKAVKAANTDNAAEVMKKMRELPVDDMFAQNGRLREDGQMVHDMFLVEVKKPSESKVPWDYYKVLSTIPGDKIFKPLAQSDCPLVKK comes from the coding sequence ATGGATACACAGATGAAAACGGTGGCCAGGCGGCGGCAATCAGGGCAAGCACGCGGCTGGACGACCGGATTGAAACGCACCGGACTGGCGGCGCTGCTGGCGTGCGCTTTCGGCGGCGCACAGGCTGCTCCCGGTGTTTTCTCCGGCGACGTGGTGAAGATCGGCATTCTTAACGACCAGTCGGGTTTGTATGCCGACCTGGCCGGATTGGGGTCGGTTGAGGCGGCCAAGATGGCCATCGAGGAAATGGGCGGCACGGTCGCCGGCAAAAAGATCGAGCTGGTGTCCGGCAACCACCAGAACAAGGCCGATGTCGGCGCGGTGATTGCACGCGCCTGGTTCGACAAGGACGGCGTCGACATGATTGCCGATTTCTCGAATTCGTCGGTGGCGTTCGCGGTGCAGGGGCTGGCCGCGGAGCGCGGCAAGATCGCCATGATCGCCGCGGCGTCGTCCGACTTCACCGGCAAGTCGTGCACCGCGACTTCGGTGCAATGGGTCTACAACAGCTACACCAACGGCTACGGCCTGGCCAAGGTATTGACCGAGCAGGGCTACAACACCTGGTTCCTGCTGACGGTCGACTATGCCTTCGGCCATGCTTTCGCCGCTGACATGAAAGCGGCGATCAAGGCCGCCGGCGGCACCGTGGCCGGCGAGGCGCGCCATCCGCTCAACGCCTCCGACATGAGTTCCTTCCTGCTGCAGGCGCAAGCCTCCAAAGCCAAGATCATCGGCCTGGCCAGCGCCGGCGCCGACATGACGACTGCGATCAAGCAGGCCGGCGAATTCGGCGTGACGGCCAACCAGGCGCTGGCGGCGCCGGCGGTGTTCCTGACCGACATCCACGGCATGGGGCTGAAGGCGGCGCAGGGTTTGCGATTCATCACGGCGTTCTACTGGGATCGCAACGAGCGCACGCGCGAGTGGGCCAAACGGTTCTATCAGCGCCGCAAGGCCATGCCGACCATGACCCAGGCCGGCGTTTATTCCTCCGTGCTGCACTACCTCAAGGCGGTCAAGGCGGCCAATACCGACAACGCCGCCGAGGTCATGAAGAAGATGCGCGAGCTGCCGGTCGACGACATGTTCGCGCAGAACGGCCGCCTGCGTGAAGACGGCCAGATGGTGCACGACATGTTCCTGGTCGAGGTCAAGAAGCCCTCCGAATCGAAAGTACCGTGGGACTACTACAAGGTGTTGTCCACCATCCCCGGTGACAAGATCTTCAAGCCGCTGGCGCAGAGCGACTGCCCGCTGGTGAAGAAATAA
- a CDS encoding cupin domain-containing protein — translation MSEVAKKSEQKDPPPRVRHVDEMEWETIRWPGETGKMLFHPSEENPTAPNAGLLRLAPGAHHPWHRHDFAQVWYILEGEFTIGGRVCTPGTMLCHGDPHCEEELHTELGGVILIVQYPGPTTGGRPIYDKRFNMAKRVDIALERTDI, via the coding sequence ATGTCTGAAGTTGCAAAGAAATCCGAGCAAAAAGATCCGCCCCCACGAGTGCGCCACGTCGACGAGATGGAGTGGGAGACCATCCGCTGGCCCGGTGAAACCGGCAAGATGCTGTTTCATCCGAGCGAAGAAAATCCAACCGCTCCCAACGCCGGCCTGCTGCGGTTGGCGCCGGGTGCGCATCATCCGTGGCATCGCCATGATTTTGCCCAGGTCTGGTACATCCTCGAAGGCGAGTTCACCATCGGCGGCAGGGTGTGCACGCCCGGCACCATGCTGTGCCACGGCGACCCGCATTGCGAAGAAGAGCTGCATACCGAACTCGGCGGCGTGATCCTGATCGTGCAGTATCCGGGACCGACGACGGGCGGGCGGCCGATCTACGACAAGCGTTTCAACATGGCCAAACGTGTCGATATTGCGCTGGAGCGAACTGACATCTGA
- a CDS encoding helix-turn-helix domain-containing protein — protein MDNPELVAIQIGSRIRECRRAKNITLQVLSDETALSTGFLSKLERGEASASIANLISISKYLGLSLQDLFQTSAEAAPPPPDYVLSKAKARNDEAPLSAAGYTFHRSCGDLPGQQLAAFELEFPANQEKQPTLVSHEGEEVLYMLDGKLEFHIGDDVLILERGDCLHFNCEKPHMGRNIGAKTARLMMVVSSASPIKRRFGKG, from the coding sequence ATGGATAATCCAGAATTAGTGGCGATACAAATCGGCAGCCGCATCCGCGAATGCCGGCGCGCGAAGAACATCACCCTGCAAGTCCTGAGCGACGAGACCGCGCTGTCTACGGGCTTCCTGTCGAAGCTGGAGCGCGGCGAAGCCAGCGCCTCGATCGCGAACCTGATTTCGATATCGAAGTACCTCGGCTTGTCGCTGCAGGATCTGTTCCAGACGTCCGCAGAAGCAGCGCCGCCGCCTCCCGATTATGTCCTGTCCAAGGCCAAGGCGCGCAACGACGAAGCGCCGCTGTCGGCGGCCGGGTACACCTTCCACCGCTCGTGCGGCGATCTGCCCGGGCAGCAGCTGGCGGCGTTCGAACTGGAGTTCCCCGCCAACCAGGAAAAGCAGCCGACGCTGGTTTCGCATGAAGGCGAAGAAGTGCTGTACATGCTCGACGGCAAACTGGAATTCCACATCGGCGACGATGTGCTGATTCTGGAGCGCGGCGATTGCCTGCATTTCAATTGCGAGAAACCCCACATGGGCCGCAACATAGGCGCCAAGACCGCGCGCCTGATGATGGTGGTGTCGAGCGCGTCACCGATCAAGCGCCGCTTCGGCAAGGGCTGA
- the mug gene encoding G/U mismatch-specific DNA glycosylase → MKPSLTVDSPLPDILAAGLDVIFCGINPGMRAAASGHHFMGRSNRFWKTVHLSGFTPELIDPLDDRNILGHRCGLTTVVERPTARADEVLRDEFIRSAATLCQKVELLRPRCLAFLGKPAYQAITGKPKVEWGKQPEAFGGAMVWLLPNPSGLNRGFSQDMLVQAYRELREALAENVPIMSGESRSALAEAALDR, encoded by the coding sequence ATGAAACCAAGCCTCACCGTTGACTCCCCTCTTCCCGATATCCTGGCCGCGGGTCTCGACGTCATTTTCTGCGGCATCAATCCCGGCATGCGCGCAGCGGCGAGCGGTCATCATTTCATGGGCAGGAGCAATCGTTTCTGGAAGACCGTGCATCTCTCGGGCTTCACGCCTGAACTCATCGATCCGCTCGATGACCGCAACATTCTCGGCCATCGCTGCGGCCTGACGACCGTGGTTGAACGTCCGACTGCACGCGCCGACGAGGTGCTGCGCGATGAGTTCATTCGTTCCGCCGCAACGCTGTGCCAGAAGGTAGAACTGCTCAGGCCGAGGTGCCTGGCCTTCCTCGGCAAACCGGCCTATCAGGCCATCACGGGGAAACCGAAAGTCGAATGGGGCAAACAGCCGGAGGCATTCGGCGGCGCCATGGTGTGGCTCTTGCCGAACCCCAGCGGACTGAATCGCGGATTCAGCCAGGACATGCTGGTGCAGGCTTATCGGGAGTTGCGCGAGGCGCTCGCAGAGAACGTTCCGATCATGTCCGGAGAAAGTCGTTCAGCCCTTGCCGAAGCGGCGCTTGATCGGTGA
- a CDS encoding MFS transporter yields the protein MKGAFLGWIFDGYEALALIVVLSPLLNSLLTTSQAASKPFYAGLVIGITLLGWGIGGLVGGVLADYIGRKTVMMWSVFLYALFTGLTAFSDTIVTLCVLRFITGLAMGSEWSTGIALVAETWPPEAKAKGAGFLQSGFGWGTLAAAFIWYVLQLIGPIGIDSWRVMFVVGALPAFFVLYIRKDVDESEEWITALKSQEWGATEQSTEKGGKRPFTLKQVFTEREAVRRILLTSLLSVVSIAGWWAVSSWLTEYTRILSAAQGGQFHWDSYVSLLYTTGAIVAYMASGFIADSIGRRWFLFLTFAGSLATTFLIYSYASTPMEILIFSPVNGFFTLGCAFAWLAIYPSELFNTSVRSTAVSFVFNSARLLACLFPIAAGAMIKAFGGIAPTALAFGSIYVIGLIVPWFLPETVERSN from the coding sequence TTGAAAGGAGCATTTCTCGGCTGGATCTTCGACGGCTATGAAGCGCTGGCCCTGATCGTCGTCTTGTCACCGCTGCTCAATTCCCTGCTGACGACAAGCCAGGCCGCCTCCAAGCCATTCTATGCCGGGCTGGTAATCGGCATCACGCTGCTCGGATGGGGAATCGGCGGCCTGGTGGGCGGCGTGCTGGCCGACTACATCGGCCGCAAGACCGTCATGATGTGGTCCGTCTTCCTGTATGCGCTTTTTACCGGACTGACTGCGTTTTCCGACACCATCGTCACGCTGTGTGTCCTGCGTTTCATCACAGGCCTGGCCATGGGTAGCGAATGGAGCACCGGCATTGCGCTGGTGGCCGAAACATGGCCTCCGGAAGCCAAGGCAAAAGGTGCGGGCTTCCTGCAATCCGGCTTTGGCTGGGGCACACTCGCCGCCGCCTTCATCTGGTACGTCCTGCAATTGATCGGCCCCATCGGCATCGACAGCTGGCGCGTGATGTTCGTGGTCGGCGCGCTGCCGGCTTTCTTTGTTCTCTATATTCGCAAGGATGTCGACGAATCGGAAGAATGGATCACCGCGCTCAAGAGCCAGGAATGGGGCGCCACCGAACAATCCACCGAGAAGGGCGGCAAGCGTCCGTTCACCCTGAAGCAGGTTTTCACCGAGCGCGAAGCGGTCCGCCGCATTCTGCTGACTTCCTTGTTGTCAGTGGTGAGTATTGCCGGCTGGTGGGCGGTGTCGAGCTGGCTGACTGAATACACGCGCATTCTCAGCGCAGCGCAAGGAGGTCAGTTCCATTGGGATTCCTATGTCTCGCTGCTCTACACCACCGGCGCAATCGTGGCTTACATGGCGTCGGGCTTCATCGCAGACAGCATTGGCCGGCGCTGGTTTCTCTTCCTGACCTTTGCGGGATCGCTGGCAACCACGTTTCTCATCTACAGCTATGCCTCGACACCGATGGAAATCCTGATTTTTTCGCCGGTCAATGGTTTCTTCACGCTGGGTTGTGCGTTCGCGTGGCTGGCGATTTATCCATCCGAATTGTTCAACACTTCAGTGAGATCAACTGCCGTCAGCTTTGTTTTCAACTCGGCGCGATTGCTGGCTTGCCTCTTCCCCATCGCCGCCGGTGCAATGATCAAAGCCTTTGGCGGCATCGCTCCTACGGCCCTGGCGTTCGGGTCCATCTATGTGATCGGCCTGATCGTCCCCTGGTTCTTGCCTGAGACGGTCGAGCGCAGCAACTAG
- the leuD gene encoding 3-isopropylmalate dehydratase small subunit: MTPFVRLTSHLVPIERENVDTDAILPKQYMAMITRQGYGAYLFDSWRYREAGAPGQDNSHRTPYPDFPLNMPVYEGAQILLGGKNFGCGSSREHAVWAIQQYGIRALIASSFADIFYGNCIRNGVLPISLPAETVDALFDLVRQHGRVETTIDLEAQQVRVASQHAEITCSFEIEARHKSSLLLGLDEIGRILAENRTALEKLEARRFVEESWLK, translated from the coding sequence ATGACACCCTTTGTCCGACTCACCTCCCATCTGGTGCCGATCGAGCGCGAGAATGTCGATACCGATGCGATCCTGCCAAAACAGTACATGGCGATGATCACGCGCCAGGGCTACGGTGCCTACCTGTTCGACAGTTGGCGCTACCGGGAAGCCGGCGCACCCGGCCAGGACAATTCCCATCGCACGCCCTATCCCGACTTCCCTTTGAACATGCCGGTGTACGAAGGCGCACAGATCTTGCTGGGCGGAAAAAATTTCGGATGCGGATCCAGCCGCGAGCACGCGGTCTGGGCGATTCAGCAATATGGCATCCGCGCCCTGATCGCCAGCAGCTTTGCCGACATCTTTTATGGAAATTGCATTCGTAACGGCGTGCTTCCCATCTCTCTTCCCGCAGAGACCGTGGATGCACTGTTCGACCTGGTCAGGCAGCATGGCCGGGTGGAAACGACCATCGACCTGGAGGCCCAGCAGGTGCGCGTCGCCAGTCAACACGCTGAAATCACCTGCTCCTTCGAGATCGAGGCGCGGCACAAATCTTCACTCTTGCTCGGGCTGGATGAAATCGGACGAATTCTGGCGGAAAACCGGACGGCACTTGAGAAACTGGAGGCACGACGGTTCGTTGAAGAGAGTTGGCTAAAGTAA